In the genome of Populus nigra chromosome 9, ddPopNigr1.1, whole genome shotgun sequence, one region contains:
- the LOC133702835 gene encoding 3-deoxy-manno-octulosonate cytidylyltransferase, mitochondrial isoform X2 has product MTMCSSCSSGSSSTRSWIVHGIVAGGAIAAAIGAGAYLVRYRKFRSQVVGIIPARYASSRFEGKPLVNILGKPMIQRTWERAKLATTLDHIVVATDDEKIAECCRGFGADVVMTSESCRNGTERCNEALQQLDKKYDVVVNIQGDEPLIDPEIIDGIVKSLQAAPDAVFSTAVTSLKPEDAFDPNRVKCVVDNQGYAIYFSRGLIPYNKSGKVNPQFPYLLHLGIQSYDAKFLKIYPELQPTPLQLEEDLEQLKVLENGYKMKVIKVDHEAHGVDIPEDVEKIENLMREQNLS; this is encoded by the exons ATGACAATGTGCTCCTCCTGTTCTTCTGGGTCTTCATCGACCAGATCATGGATCGTGCACGGCATTGTAGCCGGGGGTGCAATTGCTGCGGCCATTGGCGCTGGTGCTTATCTGGTTCGGTACAGAAAGTTTAGGAGCCAGGTTGTTGGTATCATACCCGCCCGCTATGCTTCTTCTCGGTTTGAAGGCAAGCCACTTGTTAATATCCTTGGCAAACCCATGATCCAG AGAACTTGGGAAAGGGCCAAACTGGCAACTACACTGGATCATATAG TTGTGGCAACAGATGATGAAAAAATAGCAGAATGTTGTCGAGGATTTGGTGCTGATGTGGTAATGACTTCAGAATCTTGTCGAAATG GCACGGAACGGTGCAATGAAGCACTTCAACAACTAGATAAGAAATATGATGTGGTTGTCAATATTCAAGGGGACGAGCCTCTCATTGATCCTGAGATAATAGATGGAATTGTTAAATCCCTGCAG GCAGCTCCGGATGCTGTGTTTAGCACAGCTGTAACCTCTTTGAAGCCTGAAGATGCATTTGATCCCAATCGAGTGAAATGTGTGGTGGACAATCAAGGTTACGCTATCTATTTTTCAAGGGGATTAATTCCTTACAACAA ATCGGGGAAGGTCAACCCACAATTTCCATATTTGCTTCATCTTGGAATTCAG AGTTATGATGCAAAGTTTCTGAAGATATATCCTGAGCTTCAACCAACTCCACTGCAACTGGAAGAGGATCTGGAACAGCTTAAGGTCCTGGAAAATGGTTATAAAATGAAg GTCATAAAAGTTGACCATGAGGCGCATGGTGTCGACATTCCAGAAGATGttgaaaagatagaaaatttGATGCGTGAGCAAAACTTGTCTTAG
- the LOC133702835 gene encoding 3-deoxy-manno-octulosonate cytidylyltransferase, mitochondrial isoform X1: MTMCSSCSSGSSSTRSWIVHGIVAGGAIAAAIGAGAYLVRYRKFRSQVVGIIPARYASSRFEGKPLVNILGKPMIQRTWERAKLATTLDHIVVATDDEKIAECCRGFGADVVMTSESCRNGTERCNEALQQLDKKYDVVVNIQGDEPLIDPEIIDGIVKSLQAAPDAVFSTAVTSLKPEDAFDPNRVKCVVDNQGYAIYFSRGLIPYNKSGKVNPQFPYLLHLGIQSYDAKFLKIYPELQPTPLQLEEDLEQLKVLENGYKMKVIKVDHEAHGVDIPEDVEKIENLMPFWIQLMSACIMIEVGITEDFGFVCLFIYF; this comes from the exons ATGACAATGTGCTCCTCCTGTTCTTCTGGGTCTTCATCGACCAGATCATGGATCGTGCACGGCATTGTAGCCGGGGGTGCAATTGCTGCGGCCATTGGCGCTGGTGCTTATCTGGTTCGGTACAGAAAGTTTAGGAGCCAGGTTGTTGGTATCATACCCGCCCGCTATGCTTCTTCTCGGTTTGAAGGCAAGCCACTTGTTAATATCCTTGGCAAACCCATGATCCAG AGAACTTGGGAAAGGGCCAAACTGGCAACTACACTGGATCATATAG TTGTGGCAACAGATGATGAAAAAATAGCAGAATGTTGTCGAGGATTTGGTGCTGATGTGGTAATGACTTCAGAATCTTGTCGAAATG GCACGGAACGGTGCAATGAAGCACTTCAACAACTAGATAAGAAATATGATGTGGTTGTCAATATTCAAGGGGACGAGCCTCTCATTGATCCTGAGATAATAGATGGAATTGTTAAATCCCTGCAG GCAGCTCCGGATGCTGTGTTTAGCACAGCTGTAACCTCTTTGAAGCCTGAAGATGCATTTGATCCCAATCGAGTGAAATGTGTGGTGGACAATCAAGGTTACGCTATCTATTTTTCAAGGGGATTAATTCCTTACAACAA ATCGGGGAAGGTCAACCCACAATTTCCATATTTGCTTCATCTTGGAATTCAG AGTTATGATGCAAAGTTTCTGAAGATATATCCTGAGCTTCAACCAACTCCACTGCAACTGGAAGAGGATCTGGAACAGCTTAAGGTCCTGGAAAATGGTTATAAAATGAAg GTCATAAAAGTTGACCATGAGGCGCATGGTGTCGACATTCCAGAAGATGttgaaaagatagaaaatttGATGC CATTTTGGATACAGTTGATGAGTGCCTGCATCATGATAGAAGTGGGAATAACTGaagattttggttttgtttgtttgtttatttatttttag
- the LOC133703740 gene encoding laccase-17-like, protein MGASLLPPQAFLAVFLFSFVTLSVNPEPALAITRHYKFDVMLQNVTRLCHTKSMVTVNGKFPGPRIVAREGDRLVITVVNHVQNNISIHWHGIRQLRSGWADGPAYVTQCPIQTGQSYVYNYTIVGQRGTLWWHAHISWLRSTLHGPIILLPKLGTPYPFSKPYKEVPIIFGEWFNADPEAIINQAMQTGGGPNVSDAYTINGLPGPLYNCSAKDTFKLKVKPGKTYLLRMINAALNDELFFSIANHTVTVVDVDAVYVKPFDTETLLITPGQTTNVLLKTKPDYPNAQFFMSARPYATGQGTFDNSTVAGILEYEVPNKTSQSNHFTKKLPLYKPNLPALNDTSYATNFSSKLRSLASADFPANVPQKVDRQFFFTVGLGTNPCSKNQTCQGPNGTRFAASVNNVSFVMPTTALLQAHHFGQSRGVYSPYFPISPLIPFNYTGTPPNNTMVSNGTKLVVLPFNTSVELIMQGTSILGAESHPLHLHGFNFFVVGQGFGNFDPSKDPANFNLVDPVERNTVGVPSGGWVAIRFLADNPGVWFMHCHLEVHTSWGLKMAWVVLDGKLPNQKLLPPPADLPKC, encoded by the exons ATGGGCGCCTCTCTTCTTCCTCCACAAGCATTTCTGGCAGTGTTTCTCTTCTCATTTGTCACTTTGTCTGTCAATCCTGAGCCTGCACTTGCCATTACTAGGCACTACAAATTTGAT gTTATGCTGCAAAATGTGACACGCCTTTGCCATACCAAGAGCATGGTTACAGTCAATGGGAAGTTCCCGGGGCCTCGCATTGTAGCTAGAGAGGGTGATCGTCTTGTTATTACAGTGGTCAACCATGTCCAAAACAACATCTCTATTCACTG GCATGGGATTCGACAGCTTCGCAGCGGGTGGGCCGACGGACCAGCATACGTAACTCAGTGCCCTATACAAACTGGACAAAGCTATGTGTACAACTACACCATTGTAGGACAGAGAGGCACTCTTTGGTGGCATGCCCATATATCATGGTTAAGATCAACTCTCCACGGTCCCATAATCCTTCTTCCCAAACTCGGCACTCCTTACCCATTTTCTAAACCttacaaggaggttccaatcatcTTTG GTGAGTGGTTTAATGCAGATCCAGAGGCGATCATTAACCAGGCAATGCAAACTGGTGGAGGCCCAAATGTCTCTGATGCTTATACTATCAATGGACTTCCAGGGCCATTGTATAACTGCTCTGCCAAAG ATACTTTCAAGCTGAAGGTAAAGCCAGGGAAGACTTACCTTCTTCGAATGATCAATGCTGCCCTCAATGACGAGCTCTTCTTCAGCATAGCAAACCACACAGTCAcagttgttgatgttgatgctgTTTATGTCAAGCCATTTGATACCGAGACACTTCTCATTACCCCTGGACAAACCACAAATGTTCTTCTGAAAACCAAACCCGACTACCCAAATGCCCAATTTTTCATGTCTGCTAGACCTTACGCGACTGGTCAAGGAACTTTCGATAATTCAACTGTTGCTGGCATTTTAGAATATGAAGTACCAAACAAAACCAGTCAATCAAACCACTTCACCAAGAAACTCCCACTCTATAAACCAAATCTACCAGCACTAAACGACACttcatatgctacaaacttttcTAGCAAGCTCCGCAGCTTAGCCAGTGCAGACTTCCCTGCCAATGTTCCTCAAAAGGTTGACAGACAATTTTTCTTCACTGTAGGCCTTGGAACAAACCCATGCTCTAAAAACCAAACCTGCCAGGGACCAAACGGAACGAGGTTTGCTGCTTCAGTCAATAATGTATCATTTGTAATGCCAACCACAGCTCTGCTCCAAGCCCACCATTTTGGTCAATCAAGGGGTGTTTACAGTCCTTATTTCCCAATCAGTCCACTGATCCCTTTTAACTATACTGGCACACCACCGAACAATACTATGGTGAGCAATGGAACAAAGCTAGTTGTTCTTCCATTTAACACAAGCGTGGAGCTCATCATGCAGGGCACTAGCATACTTGGTGCAGAGAGCCACCCTCTTCATTTGCATGGTTTCAATTTCTTTGTTGTCGGTCAAGGTTTTGGGAACTTTGATCCAAGCAAGGATCCCGCAAATTTCAATCTTGTTGACCCCGTTGAAAGGAATACTGTGGGAGTGCCCTCTGGAGGCTGGGTTGCTATACGGTTTCTTGCAGACAATCCAG GCGTATGGTTCATGCATTGCCATCTAGAAGTGCACACAAGCTGGGGCTTAAAGATGGCTTGGGTAGTCTTGGATGGAAAGCTTCCCAATCAGAAGCTGCTTCCTCCACCAGCTGATCTTCCCAAGTGTTAA